Part of the Zingiber officinale cultivar Zhangliang chromosome 6A, Zo_v1.1, whole genome shotgun sequence genome, AGGTTTCTTTTCGCATCTtagctaggggtgtaaatgagccaaattgctcgtgagctattcgaagcttgattcgataaaagttcgtttgaactcgtttaataagactcgttaagataaacaaactaagctcaagcttcacaatattcggttcGTTAGCTCGTAAACATATTCGTTAAACTcacaaattaacttttaaataaaaacaataatagttttgatagtgaatttatagattttacactctgtttatgaaaaatgtagacaaatatattaaatttatttattagaataaaattataaattttaataagaatattataattttttaaaaatatataatttaattttaataaatatttaaatttataatttatatttattaagcttgtttaggttcgataaaaactcgaataagctcgtgaaccatgaatatattcgttaaataaaccTTGAGCTATCGATTATAAATAAGTCAAATttaaacatccaagagttcaACTCGGttcgactcgattacacccctaatcTTAGCTGAGTCTTTCCTGAGTGGAGATAGCATTCCACCATTTATTGTGTCTTTAATGTTTACTGATCTCCAGAATGGCGAACAGTTTGTTCATTGACGTTCTGAACTTTTTTCTTGGCAAAAAATGAATTGAGAGATCGATGGAACACATGCACAGAAACATTTGCACTACGGCATTCTAGCAAACTTTCTGAAGTTAAATCTTGCAAAAGAAATTCTTCCTAGTGATTGTAATATGTGTGGCATTTAGATGAATGCTGAATCTGAAGTCGTCTAGTTAATTCTTTTTTAAAACGATACAATAAATGCCATAGATTCCTTGCATACAACCTAATCGCCATTCCTCCCATCTTGAACAAACATTACATGATCGATACGAAGCCATCTGAAGCGAGAACGGAAAACACAAGATTGTGAGATATGGGGAAAATGCTTCCAGCCAAAGAGAACTACAATCCATGCGAAATTATACCTGATGAATTCCATGTGAGATAAATATTTGCTTTAATTAtgcctaattaaataaaatattattaattataatcttttaaaatagataattaattttttcttaCATCCTACATGCAAAGAAcgaaaaaagaaagttttttttactttaccTACTCAAATTGAACATGGATACAACAAAATcattaaaattcattttttttaatgattttatcTAAATCTAAAAAAGGAGAAGGTGAGAGAGTCTTGGTGTAAAAAGTATCGGATGAttaaatttgtattttaattatgataaaatattcaaagttaaggttatttattaTCTAACAAGTATGAATGAATTTACAGAAAAATCTTAAGTGTTCTCAAATAAAAAtcttagtggattctaggcagatggaaaccctaggggatggtaactctAGGTTATAGAAAACCTTAgcgggaggtaaccctaggtcccagGAGTAGTAACCCTAAGctatgaaaaatcctagggggaggtaaccctaactcctaggggtggtaaccctaggtcatcgaagtcttgacgggtcaagcactttgggcgaaattctagagtcgaggactctaagtgaaaatcctggtggtcacgaaccaggtgaaagtctggacggatCGTGGAGCGGATGTtaagcatgaagacctgaagtttcgggcactgagtaaaagtccagtcggtctggaataccaatctggcaaaaggtaaactctcttgagaggagtagatgagggcacgctccccattgagggaacagtaggtgccagttcaacctagggtttctgatGAAATTCGAAAGTCAaaatcggacagtccgatgactatcaAAACGGATTTTACTTCACATGTTATCTATCTATTTTCTAACgcctgttttgcaggagactaataCTTTTACAGGGTTAGGTTGgctttgatcggtcgaccgaacttggcaTCGGTCAATCGAACCTCCAAGCAAACAGATTAGATTTCCAGCAAGCTAATcgggttcgaccaagggatcggtcgaccaaacctaggATTaaatcgaccgaacctgggagtTAATCGACCGAACTTAAGGTTCAATCAACCGAACATGGGTTCAATTGACCGAACCTAgggttcagttgatcgaacaatgGATATACAtcgacgtggtcgagccgagttgatcggaccagatgagctgtggatcgatcgaccgaacgaagACTTCTATCCAAGTAGCAAAACCTAGACGGGAAGCCGGGCCGATtcaagcatgatcggtcgactgaatggtgggatcggtcgatcgatcagcaaCGAGTCAAatttgatcccgagatcagtggatctagatcagGTCTACCTTGGCTATTTAAGGAGGGTTTGACCAGTTACTTCGACAAGACACTTTCTAAGATCAAGAACGAACAATTGCTGCTCTACTTCGACAATCGACAATGACTTTATTTCTAttgttgtcggtaactttattatattgcTGTTATACTTCAAGTTTGTAATCTTTGTTTGAACTATTAGTAATTGCCCACAAAaaacgatcaacgatcgcgggccttggagtaggagtcgttataggctctgaaccaagtaaaagaaaccttGTTAGCATTACTCCTCGTCTCTTTCTATCTTCCGCTGTGTTATTCTGTGTTTTCCGAAACAAGTGAAAAAGCTATTAATATTATTCACCCTTTCTAGCACATATCGATCTTACAGAGAGTTGAGTGATTGGACACATCAAGGAGACGAAGAGAACCCTCCCTCTCTGAGTCTAATATTTTAGTCCTGATTTTTGGTCCTTTTTATAATTTGCATAGATTATGATAAAAATTCAGTTAAAATTGACTGCAATCTTCTTTGGATTAACCTTCCCACCTAGATTATAGTTTTAGGTCGAGTTAGGCCGCCAAAGGTGATTGATGGTTGGCAGATTGTATGGTACCAAGCAAGGGTGCCCTGCCCACCGCCGATGGTCTCCAATCTCCTGGCTCAATCCAAAATTATAACTTAGGGTGGAAAGGTGAACCCAGAGGAGATTGTAGCCAATTTTGGTTGGATTCTGACTACGATACGACATACAAATTGCAGAAGGGACCAAGAAGAGATCAGAGATTGCTGACCAGAGGATCCGATCTCTCCCTCTTCAGACAGTTTGGATTGCTTGATCCGTAATCTCTAGTCCCATCTTGGTTCCTTCTCTCATTTGCACTTTGGATACCGTTTTATTTATGTTCAAACTTCTATGAAAGACTACCTAACTTATTAGTGACACACTTAAAATGAAATTCACTTTATCAATGCTCAAAtctacaaaatttaattaaaacattCTCACTTACATAAAAAGAATAATGAATTCATCcgaaaaaaagataaaaatagaCAAACTTTAACTACAAACTATCTAAGTGTGTCACTAATGAGTTAGTTAATCTTTTAGAAAAGTTAGAGGATAAATAAGATGATATTCCAAGTATAAATAAGAGAAGGGGCAAGAGAATATTAGAGATTGTTGACTAGGAGATCCGAATGCTCTCGTAAGATGGTGACTAAGGATtgataagcaaaaaaaaaaattgaaataattttaatcaaataaaaaatattttgaatataatacttttaattaaattaaaaaatattaaataaattttatagtaGTTATGTCTCTAGTAGTTATATATTCTACTAACTAGCGTATTTGTTGCAGACATTATTTTAGCATCttataaaccctaattttcaTTCCCCCCAACAGAAGcacttgttcttctcgacgatccgcgcATCGTTGATACTTGAATACCATTGGCACGCCAATCAAATCTTCTTTCCGGCTAAACAAATAAGAACCCAAACCCTCATCTTTCACTTCACTCCCTTGTCTCCCTTCCCTTTCCTCGCTTCTCTCTTTCTTGTTCGAAGAGGAAAGACAAATTGAGGTCCAGGAGTAGGATTTAAGGCGAAAGAAAAGGGATATGGAGATCGGTGGCGGCAACTCCCTGCCGGGAATCGGTCCGGCGGCGAAGAAGCGGAAGGTGTGTTACTTTTACGACCCGGAGATCGGGAACTATTACTACGGGCAGGGGCATCCGATGAAGCCGCATCGGATGCGGATGACCCACGCGCTGCTCGCCCAGTACGGCCTCCTCGGCCACATGCAGGTGTACAAGCCCAACCCTGCCCGCGACCGCGACCTCTGCCGTTTCCACGCCGACGACTACGTCACCTTCCTACGCTCCGTCACCCCCGAGACTCAACAGGAGCAGATCCGCGCCCTCAAGCGCTTCAATGTCGGCGAGGACTGCCCCGTCTTCGACGGCCTTTACTCCTTTTGTCAGGCCTACGCGGGCGGCTCAGTTGGTGGCGCTGTCAAACTCAACCATGGGCACGACATTGCCATCAACTGGGCTGGCGGCCTTCACCATGCCAAAAAATGCGAGGCCTCAGGTTTCTGCTACGTTAATGACATCGTGCTAGCCATCCTCGAGCTCCTCAAGCGCCATGAGGTGCGTCCATTTTTTTTGTAGATTCCGAGGTTTTCTTTTCTTCGTTCTTATTTTTCGATCTCCATAATGGGTTGTGGCTAATAATGTTAAGTTGTTAATACTCATtggcaaaaggcgaaaccctcgccctcagggcccccgccgcaccctgcccagggtcatcacgagggaggtaaatcacggtagctCGGTGGCAAGTACGCAGTGGGCCGAGACTTTTTACACAGGGATAAGGAATAAATCCCCGTTACCCTGCGGACTCGAACCCATGTTCTCAGTGGCAAACTTCCACGTCTTTACCAGCCGAGATAACCCCGTGGGGCTAAGTTGTTAATACTCATGCTGTTATGACTAGAGGTTGCATCTGTTCCTATGTATTTCTTGTAGATTGGGAAGATCTTTCAACAATGAACATAGCGGTGGCAAAAATATAAATAGGTATTCATTAACACTTCAATTCATACAGCTACAAGTAGGTAACTGAGGAACTTTGTTGCTCTCATAGGATGACACGCTAGGTCCTCAAGTCAGATTGGGACTATTTTGAGTTTCTGAGCTGCATTAGATTTAGAACTTACTTCtagatatatttttctttataactATTCTGAACTAGCTTTGATATTTCTTTGTGTTGTTAGAGCAATAACAGTTCCCTGATTCATATGCAAAGATGGCTTTCGCCTTACAGATTGCTTTTTGAGTTGTTAAGCTTTAGTAGCATGCAGATATAAATTGATGGTCACCAAAATGTAACCATCATGACATTCATTCCTAGTTTTATTGAATCACCATTACAAGTGTCATCATGGACGTTAGGATATTACTTTCCTTACTTTTTTCATGCAATGGTTTTATTATTCTAGGACATTTGTATACAATTTGGATGTATCACATATTGTGTAAAGTGAAATTGTATACATGCCCCCACATAAATGGTATTTTAGGTTACTGAGAGTGAATAATATGAAGTTCTATTAACATATCACCATGTTTTATATTCCATTTTTGGACTAATGCTATGTTTCAACTCAATGCTGACATGACTTCCTATTGGAACTCTATGCAAGGCCCGTGAAGTTTTTTTCACTGCCTTATCGGATCTAAGAAAAATCAATCCTGAATCCAGTTTTTGTATCATGATCTTGttatattaaacttaaattttgctAGATTTTTGAAGCTAACCTACAAGTTCTCTTTACATCTCTAAGATTCTTTTGCTTATTTacctatttttaaaagaaaatactgCTGTTAAGATGCATGTTCTCTCATTTATCTGTATAGACACATACACACACAATGCACATATACAGAATTAGTTGTGTGCATGAATAAATTATAAACATATTTGCACAATCACATCAGTTCCATCAAAAGGtatatttttttcttcctctGAGTTACCTTTGGAACTTAAAAAATACAGTAAACATGGCATCTATTGACCTGACTATTTTTGAACAGTTGATCTTGTTCAAGCATACAGTAATTGTTCCGTCTATTGACCTGCCTATTTTGATTTGATGAAAAATTGAATGttgtttgatgattgtatatATATGTATCTAAATCCTCAGAAGTGGAATCTTAGGCTGCAATTATTTTGGACAATTTTTCTGGTTTCctatattattttataataaattattCTTTTATGTAAATGTGTAAAGGGCTGTAAACAAGCTAAGCCGAACCAAGCTTTgggatgttcaagcttgtttgataaagtaaccgagccgagcctaaaatgaatcaagccattgaaatgattgttcaagctttaCTTGGTCTACTTTTTATGAGATAGAGCTTAgtttaagcttggcttgagcttggttcgtttagatgttatcgaactctcaattcaagcttgtttgattgtttgaaacttttgcttgtttgattgattattgagcttgtGTTAATTTTGAACTTGtttgttcattttaaaaatttctttgttTATTAagtatattgataagagttttattaatgaacatggtttgtgaacattattcacgactgttgttcatgaacattaacaagttgaacatatatgtgttcaaacttatttgtttagtttaacgagttgttcaatcgtatttatttaattgatcttgtgtgtATTGAACGATTATAAATAAGTTCTTACCATATCGAAcacctagcttgtttatgaacgtttggttcatttacaacctttATGCGTTTgatcataatttttcaaaaaaaaaaatgagtacaatcaaaataataaataagTAGTTTTTTCTTTACCTTTTTTGGGAGATCAATCAttcttttataataaatatttcttattttataTAGAGATGAAAAAGACTGGAACAAATATATCCCTTTTCACTTTTCatttttttggattttaatttttatcttgggaaaggaaaattaggaaaattttctgGAAATAAACAGCCTTAGGATTTCTGCAACGTCTCAAAATTTTGACCTAGAGAGAGCCTAATCGTTCACTTAACTATACTGCACTATTTCCATTCTTTTAGATTGATTTGACTGACTTAACAGTGGTCATTAGCTTGTTTCAGTGTTCTCCTAATGTCTtatatttttgttgtttgacCATAAATTTTTATGCACTCATCTACAGCGTGTATTATATGTGGACATTGATATTCACCATGGAGATGGTGTGGAGGAGGCATTCTATTCCACAGACAGAGTCATGACAGTTTCATTTCATAAATTTGGAGACTACTTTCCTGGAACAGGAGACATACGTGATATTGGATATGGGAAAGGGAAATACTACTCACTCAATGTCCCATTAGATGATGGGATAGATGATGAGAGCTATCAATCTCTCTTCAAACCTATCATGGGAAAAGTTATGGAAGTTTACCAACCTGGCGCCGTGGTCCTTCAGTGTGGTGCTGACTCGTTATCCGGAGACAGGTTGGGATGTTTTAACCTTTCCATCAAAGGTCATGCCGAATGTGTGAAATACATGAGATCTTTTAATGTGCCACTGTTGTTACTTGGTGGTGGTGGATATACTATCAGGAATGTTGCTCGATGTTGGTGCTATGAGGTATTGTGGTAAACAAACCCTCTCTTTCATTAAATTGCCGAATCATCTAGCACCTTTTTCCTGATTCACATATTTTCGATCACTGAACTATGAATTTTATAACATTTTCTAGAAACAGCACATATACTATTTTATTGTTGTTCCATTTTGCTCACTACTTATTTATATCAACATATACATAATCATGTAGGAAGTTTTTTAATGATTATTCAGTTTTTTCAGCATTGTAAGTGTAAAATTCTTGTTGCTTTGTAATTGTACTTTCATTAACAATATGTATTGTTTGGATCTGTTCTAAAACACCTGATAAAAGTTGCGTTCATGGACAAAGCAATCTGTTGTTATTGTATGTTAATAAGCACAAGTTAAACTTCCTCATCTCTAGGTGTACTTTATTTGCCTTGTGTTATATCAATCCCATCTCATTGGTACTAGTTTAATGTGTTCTAACTTTGTTCGATCTCACTTGGGCAGACTGGAGTTGCCCTTGGGTTAGAAATTGATGACAAGATGCCTCAAAATGAATACTACGAGTATTTTGGACCGGATTATACTCTTCATGTTGCGCCAAGTAATATGGAAAACAAAAATTCGTATCAGCAATTGAATGATATTAGATCAAGGCTTCTAGACAATCTCTCAAGGATTCAACATGCTCCTAGTGTCCAGTTTCAAGAACGACCTCCTGATACAGAGATTCCTGAGGTACTTCTCACTTAATGGAACGTCATGTTTTTGAAGGTTGCGTTATCTTTGATCTGATTTTATGACACTTCTCTTTTATGGTTGAAGTTTATTTGGTACCTCACTATAACTTTACATGTAACCCTGGTAAGAGATGATTGAGCATGTCttataaaaaaacaaatagatgGGTCATTGGAAAAATCATGAAAAAAGTTTCTCTGGTTTGTAAGATAATACTTATTAATTATcaattcgtcttctgattcttaTTAATTGTAGAAAAAAAATACACGCAACCTATGaggatttgatgatgatgatgatgatcatCATCTATGATTGTTCCATCGATCTGAGGATGGTTGTATGGATCGCCCCTCAATGAGCTCTTTGCaatactatatcatcatttgtcATCTAGTATTTGAATATGTGCAAGGCTATAGCACTAGTaatgttcaaattaattaaattattattattaatttttcagTTTACTTTCACTTTGCTCGACCTTTTTCACTTTCCACTCTGATAGTTTCAAAGTTAACCATAGAATATATTGTTACCTTTGAACATATCCATACAATGTCAACCTAATTTCTTGCATTTTATCAATCTTTGGAGTTGTATCTAGTTGCTTCCAAATAAtagtttttttatataaataaattgtCTATTTAGCATTTTCATCtctaataattaatattttgtatgtcttttgaaaattaattaaagaaatgATTCAATGAGCATTTCCTGTGTTAGCTGTGACCATTGGAATCAAAAGTGACATATCGACTTCTGCATGTGTCTATGGCACTAGAGGATACTTAGCTTCTTCACCTGTTGAATACATTGTTGATTCCACTCTATGTAAAGCTGGCTGTATCCATAAGCATGTTGTCAAGGAAAAGATGATATTGGATCTGAATATAATAATAGTAAAATTGATCTGTTAACAAGGTCGAGGTCAAATGAGTTGTTTTCTTTACACCAAGCATTAACATGGCATGTGTTTTCACCAGTAGTTGTGCCACTTCCTGAATGAATATGAAATCCAAGAATTGTTCTGAACCTGATACCCACTACTATACCCCTTTAATCCTCTACTTTTGAGTAAATATCAAATCTGAGGCAATGCACCTTTATTTGGAACCACTTTACTATCTCTTTGGATACATTTGATACAAACATAACAACATGTTTCTTATTGAGGACTTGTTGGATTCATAAGTACATATAAGAGCTTAGCATGGGAATTATATGGTTAGCTGTTTAAGAGAGTAATTACTTTGATGATATCCAGCCTGATGAAGATCATGCAGATCCAGAGGTAAGGCATGATCCTGATTCAGACATGGAGGTTGATGACTCCAAGCATCCAGATGAGTCAGTAAGGTAGTTATTTTGTTACTTCTTCGGCTTCTTTTCTCCATCGGACCACTTTATGCATTCTCCTGACTCATGTTTGATTGCAGAAAACCGTTTCCTATTAATATCCAGAATGTGAGAATCAAGAAGGAAACCAAGGAAGGTGATGTAAAATATCAGGTACATTATTCTGATATGTTTCCCCTTCACTTTTAAACATATGAAAGTATATCTTCTGTATACAGAAAATTTATTAATGATTTATTTTGCTGTATATGGTCATCTTACTATCATGTATAGTAGGCTGGCATTTCTGATACCTTAGTTGAAGGGCTGAGCATTTTCTGGATTTAATCACAAATTTCGTTGTCCTCTTTGCCTTTGTTGATTTTCAGGAAGATCAAAAAATTACAGATCATTCGAAAGCTGTAGAAGCAGTTGTCGAAGAAATCTCTGGTTTCAAGGTAGCATGTATATCCGATGAAAAGCGGCTTCTAATCATAGACGAAATTTGCTGGAAGTCTTATTGgtttttgtttttggttattgcATAGTAGGCTTCTGATGTTGGATCCACGGCGATAGATGAACCCAGGAGTATAAAGATGG contains:
- the LOC121998316 gene encoding histone deacetylase 1-like isoform X1 produces the protein MEIGGGNSLPGIGPAAKKRKVCYFYDPEIGNYYYGQGHPMKPHRMRMTHALLAQYGLLGHMQVYKPNPARDRDLCRFHADDYVTFLRSVTPETQQEQIRALKRFNVGEDCPVFDGLYSFCQAYAGGSVGGAVKLNHGHDIAINWAGGLHHAKKCEASGFCYVNDIVLAILELLKRHERVLYVDIDIHHGDGVEEAFYSTDRVMTVSFHKFGDYFPGTGDIRDIGYGKGKYYSLNVPLDDGIDDESYQSLFKPIMGKVMEVYQPGAVVLQCGADSLSGDRLGCFNLSIKGHAECVKYMRSFNVPLLLLGGGGYTIRNVARCWCYETGVALGLEIDDKMPQNEYYEYFGPDYTLHVAPSNMENKNSYQQLNDIRSRLLDNLSRIQHAPSVQFQERPPDTEIPEPDEDHADPEVRHDPDSDMEVDDSKHPDESVRKPFPINIQNVRIKKETKEGDVKYQEDQKITDHSKAVEAVVEEISGFKASDVGSTAIDEPRSIKMELESKIKLSDALESAGKHQF
- the LOC121998316 gene encoding histone deacetylase 1-like isoform X2, which translates into the protein MEIGGGNSLPGIGPAAKKRKVCYFYDPEIGNYYYGQGHPMKPHRMRMTHALLAQYGLLGHMQVYKPNPARDRDLCRFHADDYVTFLRSVTPETQQEQIRALKRFNVGEDCPVFDGLYSFCQAYAGGSVGGAVKLNHGHDIAINWAGGLHHAKKCEASGFCYVNDIVLAILELLKRHERVLYVDIDIHHGDGVEEAFYSTDRVMTVSFHKFGDYFPGTGDIRDIGYGKGKYYSLNVPLDDGIDDESYQSLFKPIMGKVMEVYQPGAVVLQCGADSLSGDRLGCFNLSIKGHAECVKYMRSFNVPLLLLGGGGYTIRNVARCWCYETGVALGLEIDDKMPQNEYYEYFGPDYTLHVAPSNMENKNSYQQLNDIRSRLLDNLSRIQHAPSVQFQERPPDTEIPEPDEDHADPEVRHDPDSDMEVDDSKHPDESVRKPFPINIQNVRIKKETKEGDVKYQEDQKITDHSKAVEAVVEEISGFK